In Achromobacter pestifer, the DNA window GGAGGCCACACGAATTTCATCGTGAACCAGCCAAGAACGAAGAACACGAGCATCTGGAAAATGATCGTCGCGTTCAGATTCACGGTCGTTCCTTTAACACCTTGCGGCTCCGACCGCACCCGGAAAGGGGCGTCACGGAGCACTCGATACTTTGCTAGGCGGCGACGGAGCTTGCACCCGCATCGCCGCCAGCGTCATGACCCGCCTTTTCGCCGGCGGGCGGTGCCTTATCCGACGAACGGATTGGCGAAGGCGAACAGCATGGCAATACCCACGCCGATCAGGAATGCCGCGTCGATCAGGCCAGCCAGCAGGAACATCTTCGTTTGCAGAGCGTTCATCAGTTCAGGCTGACGAGCCGAGGCTTCCAGATACTTGCCGCCCATCAGTGCGATGCCGATGCAAGCGCCGATAGCGCCCAGACCGATGATAAGACCGCATGCGAGGGCAACGAAAGCGACGTTGGTCATGACAACTCCTTGGTTAGAAATCTGAAGTCAAAAATTGAAAAATAAGGGGTACTGCTCAATGCAAGATAATCTTGCTATCCCGTGCTGGCCGGATGGCCAGCACGGGAAATTCGGGGGGATCAGTGGCCTTCGTGAGCCTGGCCGAGGTACACCAGCGTCAGCATCATGAAGATGAAGGCCTGCAGCAGAACGATCAGGATGTGGAAGATCGCCCAGATGGAACCGGCCAGGATGTGGCCGATGCCCAAGCCGATGCTGGGGCCGTTGAAGCCGGTCCAGGCGCCGCCCAGCAGGGCGATCAGCATGAACAGCAGTTCGCCGGCAAACATGTTGCCGAACAACCGCATGCCCAGCGAAACGGACTTGGCGGCGTATTCGATCAGGTTCAGCAGCAGGTTGAACGGAGCCAGGACGAAGGCGGCGATGCCGTGCGCGTGGAACGGCGCGGTGAACAGTTCCTTGACGAAACCGCCCGGGCTCTTGATCTTGATGCCGTAGTAGAACATCAGCAGCAGCACGCCCAGCGACATGCCCATCGGCACGTTCAGGTCGGCGGTCGGCAGAATGCGGTGATAGTAGAGCGGGTCGCCGTGCTCAGCGCCCAGGCCGGTCAAGCGCCAGATCGACGGCAGCAGGTCGACGGGCAGCAAGTCCAGCGCGTTCATCAGGATGATCCAGAGGAATACGGTGAGCGCCAGCGGGGCGATGAAAAGACGGCTCTTGGCGTTGTGGACGATGCCCTTGGCCTGGTCGTCGACCATGTCGACGATCATTTCCACGAAGGCCTGGAAACGACCCGGCACGCCGTTGGTGGCGCGGCGCGCAGCGCGCCACAGGAAGAAAATGACGATCAGACCCATCAGGCCGGACCAGAACAACGAGTCGTAATTGATGATGTCGAACTGAGCAATAGCGCTCTGTTTCTCACCCGTATTGTTCAGATGCACCAGGTGGTGCTGAATATACGCGGACTGAGGCGACACGTCGCTGGCAGCAGCCATTTGAATCCTACCCTATTTGCTGTGCCCGGCCCTTGCGAACCGGACGATTCCACGATTTCGTTTGCCGCAAACCTGCTCGGCGCTATGACAACTTGCGGAACATCAAGAGCAGGAGATAGCCCTTCAATGTGAGTATCAGACCGAGCAGCGCGGCAGGCCATACGAGGCTATCCTGCGCCACACGCGAAAGCAGCCACAACAGCAAAGCCGTTGCGAACAACTTGATCAACTCACCAGAGAGAAAGGTAAAGGGACTGGCTTTACCGGCCCGTACGCTGACAACCAGGCGCAATGCGAACAACGCATTGGGAATGAAATACGCTCCCGCCCCCGCCAACGCCGACCAACCTGCCGTCGCCCCTCCGACAACCCCCGCAATTACTGCTGCTGCGAGCCCCATGGCACCTTGCGCAGCCAATGCCAACAGGAGCCCGCGGCTTGCTTGAGCATTCAGCGCCGCGCGATCCGCGTCACTGAGTACCAGAACTTTATCCGTCGCGTCGTGGTCAAACACTGCTTGCTGCTGACCATGACCTTCAACCGGACCCTGCCGCACTTCCTGCTGCATGGTGTTCTGTTGCATCAAACTTCCTCGCTTTGCTTCTTTGCCCCTATCAGAACCGGCGCGTCTCGCTGCCTGTAGCTGCCCCCATAGCTGACGTTAGTCCGTTGATTTCAAAAGCATCTTCAACGGCCCATCGGCTACTTGTCAGCCGCTACGTGTTCTTATCCCGCAAGCGTCAAACCCGCAGAGTATAGCGTGATTCTTTTTACCCTAGCAAATGAACTTTCGGCAGTTTGTAAGGCGCAAACAACGCTTGGATCGGACGAAATTAGGGACGCGAATCGACCCTCGCCGCATGTGCGCAAAGCCTGCTCAATGAAGCGCGGCCTGCTCAATCGAGGCCGCGCTTTATACCATCAAAGCAGGATCAGTCTTCCTTGACCGGCGGTGGCGCCCACAGTCCGTCCAGCGCCGTATCCTGGGGTGAATACAGGCGCATGCTGAGCAGGAAGGGCGCATCGGCCGCTGGCGAGGCGATCCAGTTCGAGCGCTTGCGCTCGCCGGGGTCGCGGCGCTGGATGTAGATATCCAGCGAACCGTCGGCGTTGTACTTCAGGCCGTCGGTGCTGCGCAGCACGTAGCGGTTGGCCGGATTGTCGGCAAAGCCATGCTTCTGATCATAGACGTGCAGCGACCAGAAAGTGGCTGGCGGCAGCTGGCCCTTGTCGAAGTGCAGCACATAGTCCTCGTTGGAGTTCAGCGCGCGCCCCTTGGAATCGGACACCGTCACCGGGTACAGCACGTCCTCGGGGGTCGGCGCGCCCAAGCCGGCGTAGGCGATCGCGGCACGGCGCGTGTAGTCGGTGCCGTAGGTGCCGATACCGGACAACACGGTGCTCCAGCCGTTCATGGGCGTGCCCAAGCGAGACACGCCGTCGGCGATGCGCCGGCCCGCCAGCGGCTGGGCCTGCGCCAACGCCTGCTGCACGGCCGGGCTCAGGCGGCCGTACGAGAACGGTTGCCGGCCATCCAGGCCGATGCGGCGCATGCGGTCCAGGATGGGCGTGTCGTTGGCGTGCGGCGGGTTGTTGCGCAACACGTCGAAGAACAACGTGAAGAACGAGGCCGCGTCCATGCCGGCGGCTTGCTCGGCCGGCGTGCCGTCAGGCACGGTCACGGGCATGGGCGGCGGCAGGTCGCTGCCTATCGGCGCCGAGCCCACGCCGGGCCCGGTCTGCGGATAGGCGCTGCGGGAGTTGCGGTTGACGGTGGGCCTGGCCGTAACGGGCGCGGCCATCGGGCTGGCGGTCATGCCGGCCTGGATCTGGTTGACGGCCGCGTAGTCCTGCGGGCCGCCCGCCTGGGTCCAGCCTATCAGCCAGCCGCTGGCGGTGGGGCTGTGGATCACGTCCATGCCGGACGGCACGCTGCCCTGCCAGCCGGGGCCGACGATGGCGAAGGACTGGGCGCCGTTGCCGTTGGTGCGCGTGCCGCGCGAAGCGAACACGTCGCTCCACATGTCCAGGGCCGACAACACCATATAGCGGTCGCCGGTGGCGGGCAGGTTCACGATCAGCGGCGCGCGCGACACGTCGAACCACAGGCTGGAATAGAGCGCATCGGCGCTGGGCCACGGCACATCACCCGCGCGCGGGTCGGGGAACGCGGCCTTGTGGCCGAACTGGTTCATCGGCGCCTTGCCGTCCAGCGGCGTCTGCACAGCCGTGGCCTTGCGGCGGGCCAACTCCATCAGGACCATCGGATACGCGTAGACATAGGCATCGATGGCGATGTCGCGCAGCTCTTGCTCGCTCATCTGCGACGCGGGCGCCGAGGCCGCCGGATACGGCGTTTCAGACACCAGGCGCAAGGTGGGACGCGGCGATTGCGCCTGAGTCGCGGTGACGAAGCAGGCGCTGAGCGCGCCGGCAAGAACCGCGGCGGACCAGCGGCGGGTAGCGATGGATGTACGCATGCAAGGCTCCTTCTTGGTTTTGTCTGCAAGCGAGCCGCCGCGCCGGACTTGCCAGTTCGGGCAAGCCTCTCTGGCGCGGCACCTCGTGGTGACGCCTTTTCAGGATAGGGGCGAACTCTGCAACAAGGTGCTGCCGAACCGTTTCAAGGCGCAACCCGCCATGGCGCCCGGATGCATGCGAAAAAAAGCGCGCCCTGGGAGGGCGCGCGGGGCAAATCTCGAGGCGCCCGGGCTCGCCACCCGGGCGTAACAAGGATTAACGGTGTTTGAAGTCCGGTTTGCGCTTCTCGGTGAAAGCGGCCATGCCTTCCTTCTGGTCTTCCGTGGCGAACAGCGAATGGAACACGCGGCGTTCGAACAGCAGGCCTTCGTTGAGCGAGCCTTCGAAAGCGCGGTTGACGCATTCCTTGGCCATCATGACCGACGGCAAGGACATGGAGGCGATCACGGTAGCCGCGTCCATGGCTTCTTCCATGAGCTTGTCGGCCGCGACCACGCGCGACACCAGGCCGGCGCGTTCCGCTTCTTCTGCGCCCATCATGCGGGCGGTCAGCGCCAGGTCCATGGCCTTGGCCTTGCCCACCGCGCGCGGCAGGCGCTGGGTGCCGCCCGCACCCGGGATCACGCCCAGCTTGATTTCGGGCTGGCCGAACTTGGCGTTGTCGGCGGCGATGATGATGTCGCACATCATGGCCAGTTCGCAGCCGCCGCCCAGGGCGTAGCCGGCCACGGCGGCGATCACGGGCTTCTTGATGCGCTTGAGCGTTTCCCAGTTGCGCGTGATGTATTCGTTGCCATACACGTCCATGTACGACCAGTCTTTCATGGCGCCGATGTCGGCGCCGGCGGCGAAGGCTTTTTCGCTGCCGGTGATGACCACGGCGCCGATATCGGCGTCCGCCTCGAACGCCAGCAAGGCCGCGCCGAGCTCATCCATCAGTTGATCGTTCAAGGCGTTCAGGGCCTTGGGACGGTTCAGCGTCAGCAGGCCAACGCGGCCCCGGGTTTCGACCAGTACAAACGACTCGCTCATTGCATGTCTCCGAATAAGTATGAAAGTAAGATATGGCCATGGAAAAAGACAAAGCTCCGCCGCTACTTTACCGCCTCGCGCCCCACGATCCGGCCGGACACCGCTACCGGATAACCCTAAGCATCGCAGCGCCCTCCCCGGACGGCCAGCGCCTGTCGCTGCCGGCCTGGATTCCGGGCAGCTACCTGATCCGCGATTTCTCCCGCCAGATCGAATCGGTGGCGGCCTATTCCGGCACGCGACGCGTGCCTGTCGAGAAGATCGACAACCATACCTGGCAGGCCGCGCCCTGCGAGGGCCCGCTGCGGGTGGAGTATGAAGTCTATGCCTGGGACCTGTCGGTGCGCGGCGCGCACCTGGACGAGACCCACGGCTTTTTCAACGGCACCAGCGTATTCCTGCGGGTGCATGGCCAGGACCATCTGCCCTGCCTGGTGGACCTGGCGCCGCCGCGCTCGATGCCGGGCTGGAAGGTCTACACCAGCCTGCCGGAAGCGCGCGGCCACAAGGGCGCCGCGCGCCGCCACGGTTTCGGGCTGTATTTGGCGCCGGACTATGACGCGCTGATCGATCATCCAGTGGAAATGGGCACGCCGCAGGTGTCGAGCTTTGTGGCGCATGGCGCCGAACACGAGCTGGTGTTCACCGGCGTTGCGCCCAATCTGGACCTGGCCCGCATCACGGAAGACGTGCGCAAGATCTGTGAAACGCAGATTGCGTTCTTCGAGCCGCGCAGCAAGCGCGCGCCGTTCCTGGACAGCTCGGACCGCTACGTGTTCATGACCATGGTCACGGGCGACGGCTATGGCGGCCTGGAGCATCGCGCCAGCACGGCGCTGATGACGGCGCGCAAGGATCTGCCGGTGCTCGGCCAGCAGGGCCAGGGCGAGGGCTATCGCGGCTTTCTGGGCCTGGTGAGCCACGAGTATTTCCATACCTGGAACGTCAAGCGGATCAAGCCGGACGCCTTCGTTCCCTACGATCTTTCGCAACCCGACCTGACGCGCCTGCTGTGGGTGTTCGAAGGCTTCACGTCCTATTACGACGATCTGCTGCTGCTGCGTTCGGGCGCGATCACTCAGGCCGACTATCTGCGTCTGCTGGCCAAGACCATCACCAGTGTGGCGCGCACGCCGGGCCGGATGAAGCAGTCGGTGGCGGAGAGCTCGTTCGACGCCTGGACACGCTATTACAAGCAGGACGAGAACTCGCCGAACGCGCTGGTCAGCTATTACACCAAGGGCGCGCTGGTGGCGCTGGGGCTGGATTTGCTGATCCGCCGGGAAACGGGCGGGGCGCGCTCGCTGGACGACGTGATGCGCTTGCTGTGGGAACGCTATGGGCGCGATTTCTATCAAGGCAAGCCGCAAGGACTGCCGGAGGATGGACTGCCGGCGCTGATTCGTGAGGCCACGGGCGTGGATACGCGGCGCTTCATCTCGCGCCATGCCTACGGGATGGCGGATGTGCCGCTGGCGAAGTTGCTGGAGCCACAGGGCATCACGCTGCAATGGAAGACGGCGGCGAATATTCCCTCGCTGGATGTGCGTACGCGCAAGCAGGGGGAATCGCTGGTGTTGGCGACGGTGCTGGAGGGCGGCGCGGGGCACAAGGGCGGATTGTCCGCGGGGGATGTGCTGGTGGCGGTGGATGGCTTGCGGGTGGATGCGCCGGCGGGGCTGGAACTGCTGCTGGCTCAGTACCGGGTCGGGGACCGGGTGACTGTGCATGTGTTTCGGCGGGATGAGTTGAGGGAGTTCCGGGTGCGGTTGGCTGCGCCGGAGGCTTTGGATTGTGTGTTGACGGGCTGAGTCTTTTGCTTTGCTCGGTTTTTTTGGGGCCGTCTTTGTGGGACGGCCCTTTGTTCTTTGGGCGGCCGGTTGTGTTCTTGAGACCGCCTGGCGCGGCGGCCCGGCCGGTGGCGCGGGGCAACGATTGCGGTCCGGAGCGTTCGCTCCGGACTTCCCCTGCGTCATCCTCGTCACCGCCTTCGGCGGCTCCTTCGGATTCCCTTGGGCTTATCGACGCCCCGCGCCACCGGCCGGGCCGCCGCGCCAGGCTCTGCTGTTTGAATCTTCGCGGGCGCTGGGACGAGTCGTTTGCTTGGGGTTCTCGCCTCGGTCTGGGTGGGTGGCGAAGATCTTACGGGGTCCGCCCCAGGGCGGCCGCGCGGGCGGCCTTCTGGGGCTTATGCGATGTCTTGCGATTTGTGATGACGCTGCGCGCCGGTTGATGCTGCTGCTGAGTTTGACAGGTCTCGCGGCGCGTCGAATGGTCGCGTGGTGGTCGTCACTCGCCCGCCATCTGGGCCGCCGTCTGCAAGAACGTATCCAGCGCGCGTCTCCTGCCTAGTCTGCGCGTGACGGCGTAGACCATGGCGCGGGAAATGCCAGCGGGCAGGCTGCAGATGGCGACGCGGTCGGTGGCGTGGCAGCAGGTGGAGCGGGGGACCAGGGCCACGCCCAGGCCTGCCGCTACCAGGGCCAGTTGCGCCGGGACTTCGGCGACCGTCTGGGCGGCCGACAGGGGCAGGCCGGCGCGGGCGCAGGTTTCAGCCAGGGTGCGGGCGAAGGCTGAGGTGTCCTGGCGCAGCATGACGAAGGCTTCGCCGGCGAGATCGCTCAGTTCCAACCGCTTGCGGGCGGACAGCCGATGGCCCTTGGGGAGCACGGCCACGACCGGATCGGACCACAGGGGCATGGATTGCAGTTCGTCGTCGTCGACGGCGGTCCGCGAGATGCTGACGTCGATGCGGTGTCCGCGCAGCGCGTCGAGCTGCGCGGCGGGGTTCATTTCGTTGAGCAGCACGGAGACCTGGGGATGGGAGGCCTTGTAGCGGGCGATCAGCGCCGGCACGGGGCCCATGAAGTGCGAGCCGGACAGGCCCACCTCGATGCGGCCGGCCAGGCCTTGGTCCACGGCGCGAACCCGCACGGTGGCGTCCTTCAGGCTGGCGAGCAAGGCGCGCACGTCGTTCAGGAAGGCTTCGCCGGCCTCGGTCAAGGTCACGCGGCGGTTGTTGCGGTCAAACAGCTTGACCTCGAGTTCGCGCTCCAGCTGGGCGATCTGCAGGCTGAGCGGCGGTTGCGAAATGTGCAGGCGCGCAGCGGCCCGGGTGAAGTTCAGCTCTTCGGCAAGCACGGCGAAATATCGGAGTTGGCGGATTTCCATGGCGGCCAGTTATTTGGAAAAGATATCAAACCAGATAAAAACTATATTGGAAAATATCGTTCCCGGCGACCAGAATTAGTCCTGCCATAGAGCACACGACCACATCCGGGGACTCGCCAAGAGACCAGCGCTCGCCGCCGCAGGCGCCGCCACCGGCTGACATCCGCATTCCGCATTGCCGGCTTCGCGCGCCCCGCTGCGCGGCTGGCCCTCTTACGCCTTTCGAGGAGCATCGCCATGACCACATCCCCCCGCGCACTACGCATCGGCCAGATCGTACCCAGTTCCAACACCACCATGGAAACCGAGATCCCGGCCATGCTGCGCCTGCGCGAGACCATCGCGCCGGAGCGCTTCACCTTCCATTCCAGCCGCATGCGCATGAAGCAGGTGACGGCGGCGGAACTGGCGTCGATGGACCGGGAATCGGACCGCTGCGCGCAGGAGCTGTCCGATGCGCGCGTGGACGTGCTGGGCTATGCCTGCCTGGTGGCGATCATGAGCCAGGGGCTGGGTTATCACCGCGTCTCGCAGGAGCGCCTGCACCAGGCCACCGTGGACAACGGCGCGCCGGCGCCGGTGATCTCCAGCGCGGGCGCGCTGGTGGAAGGCCTGCACGCCATCGGCGCGCGCAAGGTTTCCATCCTGACTCCCTACATGAAGCCGCTGACCAAGCTGGTGGTGGACTACATCGAAAATGAAGGCATCGAGGTGCAGGACAGCCTGTCGCTGGAGATCCCCGACAACCTGAAGGTCGGCGCGCAGGATCCGATGGCGCCGGCCAGCCATGTGGAACGCCTGAACACGCGCGGCGTGGACGCGGTGGTGCTGTCCGCCTGCGTGCAGATGCCGTCCTTGGCGTCGATCCAGCCGGTGCAGGACCGCCTGGGGCTGCCGGTGGTGACGGCCGCCGCGGCGACGGTCTACCGGATGCTGAAGGTGCTGGACCTGGAAGCGCGCGTGCCCAACGCGGGCGAGCTGCTGACGGGCAAGTACTGAGCCTGCGCGGCGCGTCCTACTTGCCCAGTGACAGGATTTCGTTGGCGTTGACGATGGCGCCCGCGATCTCTTCAGTGGTGACGCGCTTGTTCATGGCCTGCTCGCGGATCAGGTCGTAGGCCTGGTCCTCGGTGACGTTGCGCGTGCGCATGAGGATGCTCTTGGCCTCCGCGATGCGGCGCACGCCCAGGAGCTTGCCTTCGAGCTTGCGCAGGCGCCGGGCATGCGACTTGATGTCGTCGTAGACCTGGCGCGCCACCACCAGCGATGACAGCAGGCCGAACGAGCGCACGGGCGAAGGCAGCACCGCTTTCGCGCCGATGCGCAGCACCGCCTCGACGATGGTCGGATTCTCGTAGGTGACGATGGCGATGACCATGGGCGCGTCTTCGCTCTTGGCCCATTCGAAGCCCAGGTCGATCACGTCCGGTCGCACGGCCAGGAACACCGCGTCCAGCCCTTCGGGCAGGGTCGGCGCCGGAGGCCAGAAGGTCTGCACCTGACAGCCGATCCGTTGCAGCTGCTGCGTCAGCTGGCGGCCGTCGGCGTCGTCGGGGTGATAGACGGCGATCCGCAGCGTGCGCAGGTCCTTGAGCAGGGAGGGCGTCGCGCGCTCCGCGCGCTGGCGGCTGGCGGTATCGCCCATCAGATATCCAGCGAGCTCAGGGTGGCCGTCCAGTCGCCCAGCGAATGGGTGACCAGGTACGGATCGGGATGCACGGACCGCGTGGCCTCGCGCACGATAGTGAATTGGCCTTTGGCATTGACCCGGCCGACACGCGGATACAGGCAGGTGTGGTGATTGGTGGGGTCGATGCGCACGCGGCCCTGCGGCGCCTCGAATTCGCTCTGCAGCACGCGCGGCAGGATTTGCGCGATCTCGTCGGTGCCGGTGTCGCGGAAGGCGTTGGCGAAGATGTGCATCTGGAAGTACGCCGCTTCCCAGCAGAGATTGGGCACGCAATCGTGGCCGAAGCGCCGCCGCAGGCGTTCCAGGCAGCGCCGGTTGATGTCGGAATCGATCGACTGGAAGTACGGCGCGGAGGTGAAGTGGCCGGCCGCCACTTCGGGCTCCATCTGGGAGATTTCCGCTTCGGACGTGGTCAGGCTGGCGATGGGCATGGTCTTCGGATCGAAGCCCGCATCCGCGTAGGCGCGGTACAGGCAGGCCGTGGAGTTGCCCACCACGGTGGAGAAGATGAAGTCCGGGCGCTTGTTGCGGATGTCGTCCAGGATTTCCCGGTAGTCGCGCTCCGTCGCGGTCAAGGGCACGTAGCGCTCGCCGAGCTTGGCGCTGTCCTGCCGCTGCAGCACCAGTTCGCCCATGATGCGGTTGGACTCATAGGGATAGATGTAGTCCGAGCCGATCAGGTAGACCCGGGCGCCGAAGTTGGCGGTCATGAACTCCGCCAGCTGCACGCTGTTCTGGTTGGGTGCGGCGCCGGTGTAGATGATGTTGTTCGAGAACTCGAACCCTTCGTACAGCGTGGGGTAGAACAGCAGGCGGTTCCACTTCTCGACCACCGGCAGCACCGCCTTGCGGCTGCTGGACATGTAGCAGCCAAATATGACGTTCACGCGGTCTTGCGTGATCAGTCTTTCGGCCAGCACGCTGTAGGTGGCGGGGTCGGACCTCGGGTCGTAGCGCACCGCCACGATCTCGCGGCCGTCGACGCCGCCCGCCTCGTTGATCTCGTCGATGGCCAGCAGCGTGCCTTGCAGCTGGGAACGGCCTATGGTCGATGTGGCCCCCGTTTCAGAGAACAACACGCCTACACGGATGGGATCTTTGTTTGCCATGGTCGGGAGGCCCGCTGGCGCGGACTTCCATCCTTTTTCGAGTTCATCAGTTTCAGCACAGCCGCAGCCGGCGTCAACACGAGGATTCCTGGGGTCGTCACATCGTCGCCCGGGCATAGGCACGCAACAGCGCCACCGGCAGCGCAACGGGGTTCGTCACGATCCGGTAGCCGCGGAAACCGAACATGGCGCGCAATTGCGGTTCCGCCTTCGCGTCCAGCGCGACGCAATGCACGCGCACGCCCCGCCCGCGCAATTCCAGCACCGCCTCGCGCGCGTCGTCCACCAGGTAGCGCGGATCATGCGCGTCCACGTCCGACGGTTCGCCGTCGGTCACGATGATGATGGCGCGCCGCTCTCCCGGCGCAAGCAGCGCCAGCGCGCCGGCGTGCCGTAGCGCCGCGCCCAGGCGCGTCGAATAGCGGGCCTGGGCCACGCCTATGCGGCCCAGGCCCGCAGCCGCCTGCGTCCCGGCGTCCAGCAATCGGTAGTAATACACCGCCGCCCGCGTGTCCGAGCAGAAGCCGTGCACGGCGATACGATCGCCTGCGCCCGACGTGGCCTGCGCCAGCAGCAGCGCCGCGCGCTTTTCCAGGTCCAGCACCCTCTCCCCGGCGTCGGACGCCAGATCGTTGGCCGAGGCCGACAGGTCCAGCAGCACCAGCGTGCTGCTGGCGCAGGGCTGGCTACCGGGCCGCATGAAGAAGCGCGCGTCCGGCGCCAGATCCAGGCGCCGGTCGATCAGGACCTCGATCGCGGCATTCAGGTCGATGTCATCCCCTTCCCACTGCCGCCTCAGGCGGCGCGCGCGGCTCAGGCGGCGCGACTGCGGCAGGGCCAGGCGTTGCGCGAAACCGGCAGGCGCGGGCGGCGCAGCGCCGTCCCAGGCGGGCAGCTTCTCGATCACGGTGCACCAGTCCGGCCGGCTGCGGTCCAGCTTGTAATCCCACTCGGGATAGAGATAGCGCCCCAGTTCCGTTTCGCCAGCGGCTTGCTGTACGTCTTCCCGCCCTTGCGATCCCGCATCGCTGGGCTCGGGCGCCATCCCCTGCGAACCCAGGGTCAGTTCCGGTGGTGGGTCGGCCGCGTCGCCGTG includes these proteins:
- the atpE gene encoding F0F1 ATP synthase subunit C, whose amino-acid sequence is MTNVAFVALACGLIIGLGAIGACIGIALMGGKYLEASARQPELMNALQTKMFLLAGLIDAAFLIGVGIAMLFAFANPFVG
- the atpB gene encoding F0F1 ATP synthase subunit A, whose translation is MAAASDVSPQSAYIQHHLVHLNNTGEKQSAIAQFDIINYDSLFWSGLMGLIVIFFLWRAARRATNGVPGRFQAFVEMIVDMVDDQAKGIVHNAKSRLFIAPLALTVFLWIILMNALDLLPVDLLPSIWRLTGLGAEHGDPLYYHRILPTADLNVPMGMSLGVLLLMFYYGIKIKSPGGFVKELFTAPFHAHGIAAFVLAPFNLLLNLIEYAAKSVSLGMRLFGNMFAGELLFMLIALLGGAWTGFNGPSIGLGIGHILAGSIWAIFHILIVLLQAFIFMMLTLVYLGQAHEGH
- a CDS encoding ATP synthase subunit I produces the protein MQQNTMQQEVRQGPVEGHGQQQAVFDHDATDKVLVLSDADRAALNAQASRGLLLALAAQGAMGLAAAVIAGVVGGATAGWSALAGAGAYFIPNALFALRLVVSVRAGKASPFTFLSGELIKLFATALLLWLLSRVAQDSLVWPAALLGLILTLKGYLLLLMFRKLS
- a CDS encoding DUF1254 domain-containing protein, with protein sequence MRTSIATRRWSAAVLAGALSACFVTATQAQSPRPTLRLVSETPYPAASAPASQMSEQELRDIAIDAYVYAYPMVLMELARRKATAVQTPLDGKAPMNQFGHKAAFPDPRAGDVPWPSADALYSSLWFDVSRAPLIVNLPATGDRYMVLSALDMWSDVFASRGTRTNGNGAQSFAIVGPGWQGSVPSGMDVIHSPTASGWLIGWTQAGGPQDYAAVNQIQAGMTASPMAAPVTARPTVNRNSRSAYPQTGPGVGSAPIGSDLPPPMPVTVPDGTPAEQAAGMDAASFFTLFFDVLRNNPPHANDTPILDRMRRIGLDGRQPFSYGRLSPAVQQALAQAQPLAGRRIADGVSRLGTPMNGWSTVLSGIGTYGTDYTRRAAIAYAGLGAPTPEDVLYPVTVSDSKGRALNSNEDYVLHFDKGQLPPATFWSLHVYDQKHGFADNPANRYVLRSTDGLKYNADGSLDIYIQRRDPGERKRSNWIASPAADAPFLLSMRLYSPQDTALDGLWAPPPVKED
- a CDS encoding enoyl-CoA hydratase, translated to MSESFVLVETRGRVGLLTLNRPKALNALNDQLMDELGAALLAFEADADIGAVVITGSEKAFAAGADIGAMKDWSYMDVYGNEYITRNWETLKRIKKPVIAAVAGYALGGGCELAMMCDIIIAADNAKFGQPEIKLGVIPGAGGTQRLPRAVGKAKAMDLALTARMMGAEEAERAGLVSRVVAADKLMEEAMDAATVIASMSLPSVMMAKECVNRAFEGSLNEGLLFERRVFHSLFATEDQKEGMAAFTEKRKPDFKHR
- a CDS encoding M61 family metallopeptidase; amino-acid sequence: MAMEKDKAPPLLYRLAPHDPAGHRYRITLSIAAPSPDGQRLSLPAWIPGSYLIRDFSRQIESVAAYSGTRRVPVEKIDNHTWQAAPCEGPLRVEYEVYAWDLSVRGAHLDETHGFFNGTSVFLRVHGQDHLPCLVDLAPPRSMPGWKVYTSLPEARGHKGAARRHGFGLYLAPDYDALIDHPVEMGTPQVSSFVAHGAEHELVFTGVAPNLDLARITEDVRKICETQIAFFEPRSKRAPFLDSSDRYVFMTMVTGDGYGGLEHRASTALMTARKDLPVLGQQGQGEGYRGFLGLVSHEYFHTWNVKRIKPDAFVPYDLSQPDLTRLLWVFEGFTSYYDDLLLLRSGAITQADYLRLLAKTITSVARTPGRMKQSVAESSFDAWTRYYKQDENSPNALVSYYTKGALVALGLDLLIRRETGGARSLDDVMRLLWERYGRDFYQGKPQGLPEDGLPALIREATGVDTRRFISRHAYGMADVPLAKLLEPQGITLQWKTAANIPSLDVRTRKQGESLVLATVLEGGAGHKGGLSAGDVLVAVDGLRVDAPAGLELLLAQYRVGDRVTVHVFRRDELREFRVRLAAPEALDCVLTG
- a CDS encoding LysR substrate-binding domain-containing protein; this translates as MEIRQLRYFAVLAEELNFTRAAARLHISQPPLSLQIAQLERELEVKLFDRNNRRVTLTEAGEAFLNDVRALLASLKDATVRVRAVDQGLAGRIEVGLSGSHFMGPVPALIARYKASHPQVSVLLNEMNPAAQLDALRGHRIDVSISRTAVDDDELQSMPLWSDPVVAVLPKGHRLSARKRLELSDLAGEAFVMLRQDTSAFARTLAETCARAGLPLSAAQTVAEVPAQLALVAAGLGVALVPRSTCCHATDRVAICSLPAGISRAMVYAVTRRLGRRRALDTFLQTAAQMAGE
- a CDS encoding maleate cis-trans isomerase family protein — encoded protein: MTTSPRALRIGQIVPSSNTTMETEIPAMLRLRETIAPERFTFHSSRMRMKQVTAAELASMDRESDRCAQELSDARVDVLGYACLVAIMSQGLGYHRVSQERLHQATVDNGAPAPVISSAGALVEGLHAIGARKVSILTPYMKPLTKLVVDYIENEGIEVQDSLSLEIPDNLKVGAQDPMAPASHVERLNTRGVDAVVLSACVQMPSLASIQPVQDRLGLPVVTAAAATVYRMLKVLDLEARVPNAGELLTGKY
- a CDS encoding ANTAR domain-containing response regulator, which encodes MGDTASRQRAERATPSLLKDLRTLRIAVYHPDDADGRQLTQQLQRIGCQVQTFWPPAPTLPEGLDAVFLAVRPDVIDLGFEWAKSEDAPMVIAIVTYENPTIVEAVLRIGAKAVLPSPVRSFGLLSSLVVARQVYDDIKSHARRLRKLEGKLLGVRRIAEAKSILMRTRNVTEDQAYDLIREQAMNKRVTTEEIAGAIVNANEILSLGK
- a CDS encoding transporter substrate-binding domain-containing protein, with the protein product MANKDPIRVGVLFSETGATSTIGRSQLQGTLLAIDEINEAGGVDGREIVAVRYDPRSDPATYSVLAERLITQDRVNVIFGCYMSSSRKAVLPVVEKWNRLLFYPTLYEGFEFSNNIIYTGAAPNQNSVQLAEFMTANFGARVYLIGSDYIYPYESNRIMGELVLQRQDSAKLGERYVPLTATERDYREILDDIRNKRPDFIFSTVVGNSTACLYRAYADAGFDPKTMPIASLTTSEAEISQMEPEVAAGHFTSAPYFQSIDSDINRRCLERLRRRFGHDCVPNLCWEAAYFQMHIFANAFRDTGTDEIAQILPRVLQSEFEAPQGRVRIDPTNHHTCLYPRVGRVNAKGQFTIVREATRSVHPDPYLVTHSLGDWTATLSSLDI